The genomic stretch GATAGTACCGGTAGGCATGGGTACCAGCACCACGCTCGCCACGAGAACAATCACGGAAATCGGGAGAACCGAGGAATAGGCTTCCCGGATTTTTTCTTTAAGTATCTTGTTCATACCATTGCCTTGACATACCAGGATCAGTCAAATTCTAATCATTTTATCAAAATATTTATAGGGGGCGCCACATGAACATCTTTCATTTTCACAATATATGGGTAATACTATACTTACGTATTACTTATATATGAAGTTATTTATTATTTTCGGGAGGACATTATGGCAAAAGCTCAAAAAGAACAAAATGCCGCTGAAATTTCCACAGGGCGTCTTATTGGTGTGGTCGTCCCGGTGGGAGCCCTCCGTGGCGAACAGAGCATTGGGGTTGGAGAATTTCCGGATCTGGTCGAATTTGCCGGTCTGTGTGCCCGGACAGGGATAGGCCTTATCCAGATCTTGCCTGTAAACGATACGGGGTACGAAAGTTCCCCCTATGGCTCTCTGACCGCCTTTGCCCTCAATCCTCTCTACCTTAGGATTGGGGATCTGGGCGAAGCCGCGGAATTTGCGGAAAAACTTACGACCCTTAAAAAGAAATTTGACAAGGAGCCCCGGTTTCCCTACTACAAAATACTCCGGGCAAAGATGGATCTGCTCCGGGAAATATACGCGGCAAACGAAAAAAGTATAATTGCAAAGGCTAAACCAGGGGCTTCCCTGGCCGCTTGGATCGATAAAAATCCCTGGGTAAAGGAATATGCCGTATACCGCCGGCTTAAAGAGCTTAACGAAGAAAAAAGCTGGAAAGAATGGAAAACCCACCGGACCGTGACCCCCGAAGATATTCAGATCCTCTGGAAGGACCAGAAACAGCAGAAGGACCATCTCTTTTGGGCCTGGCTCCAGGAGGCGTTGGATACCCAGTTCAGTAAAGCCGCAAAGGCCCTGAACAAGGAGGGGATACTTCTGGAAGGGGACCTTCCCATTCTGATGAACGAAGATAGCTGCGATGTCTGGGCGCACCCTGAATATTTCTATCCCGAGCTTTCCGCCGGGGCGCCCCCGGATATGTACAATGCCAACGGACAGAACTGGGGTTTCCCCACCTATAACTGGACCGCCCAGGCTAAGGACGATTATTCCTGGTGGCGCCTGCGGCTTAAAACCGCAGAGAAGTACTACAATGCCTACCGCATAGACCATGTGCTCGGTTTCTTCCGTATCTGGTCCTCCCTGCGGGAAAACAACTTCGATAACGCTATTTTGGGCCGCTATGTGCCCTATACTCCGGTTACCAAAAAGGACTTCGATGAGCTTCACTTTGATGAAGCCCGGATCCGCTGGCTTTCCCAGCCGCATGTCCCTACCGGAGAAGTCTGGGACGCCCTGAAAGATACCGGCGCCGCCGCTCCGGAGGCGGAGAAGATCTTCTCCACGGTATTGGAACGTATCGGCAGTGAGGAGCTGTGGCTCTTCAAAAAAACCATCAGGGGCGAGAAGGATATTACCGACCTGGGACTGCACCCGGCTGCAACCAACTATCTGCGCTGGGCTTGGCGGAACCGGCTCTTCCTGGAATATGAAAAGGGAAAGTTCTTCCCCCTATGGCTTTTCCGGGAATCCCGGGCCTACAAATCCCTCTCGGGGGACGAACGGAACACCCTGGAGGATTTATTGAAAAGGCGGCAGGAAGAATCGGAAAAAACCTGGGAAACTCAAGGCAAAAAACTCCTTTCGGTGCTGCTTGAATCCTCCAAAATGCTCCCCTGTGCGGAAGATCTGGGGGCGGTTCCGGATTGTGTGCCCCGGGTACTGGCAAAACTCAAGATTCTGGGGCTTCGGGTTATCCGGTGGCACCGCGAATGGGACAAACCGGGCCAGCCCTACTATGCCTTCGACGAGTACCCGGAACTAAGCGTATGTACCCCCTCGGTTCATGACAGCTCTACCCTGCGGGAATGGTGGGACCGGGAAGCGGATCAGGACGGCTTCAGCGCCTTCCTGGGGGTTCCTTCCCTGCCGAAGGTGTATAATCCCGGTACGGCAAAGATTGTCCTTTCCAAGGCCGCTGCTGCTGCATCCCGTTTCCGGGTCTTCCAGATCCAGGACCTGCTTCACCTTTCCACCAAGTGGTATGCCGAGGATCCCGCATCGGAACGGATCAACGTGCCCGGTAACGTCAACGAATTCAACTGGACCTATCGCCTTCCCGCGACTATTAAGGAGATCGGGACGGATGAGTCTTTGATCAAATCGATTCAGGAGTTAGCTGTCGTTGTACCGAAGAAAAAGAAAAATTAAAGAAGGAAACTCTATGCAAAAAATTACTATCGGTACTTCCTTTCAGGATGGATGGGCGGCGCAGCGGAGGGCTACCATGGAGTTTCATATTCGTCACGATGTCCGTATGGAGCATGGGCTTGATACGGCCCTTTTTTCGCTCCGGGGTAACGTAATCCTGGCGGATTTTCAGCAGGTACGGAAACTTACGGCGAAGTTCAACGCAAAGGTGGACGGCGCCGCCCATCCGGAACGGATCATCAAGGCGGGACAGCTTAATGCCATGGGCCTTATCGACGAGATCCTTCACTTTATAGTTGCCCTCTACCGTCAGCAGATCCAAAAGGACATCTTTGAAACCGCCCTGGAGCGGTTGAATACGTCCCTGGGGGAAGAAAAAACCGCCCATCTTCTGGAAACCTTTGGCGCCCAATTCCCGCCCCAAAGGGTATACGCCGGGAAAATTTCGGTTATAGACTATCTCCGGGGAACAGACGAAGGGGAGAGCTGTAAATCCCTGGCCCTGGAGGAACTGATGCTCCTGGCCCTGGCAAACCTCAACCCCGCCTTTACCCCCTTTACGTTTCTCTTTGATGATAAGGACCTGGAAACCGCTACGGTCTATACCGATGCGATTTCCGTGCTGCGGGCCCATTTAACGGAGTCTCCCCCCTTTGGTCCCGATGGTCAGAACCTCTGGGACCTCCTTCGCGCCCCAGCTCTGGCTTCATCGACCTTGAGCGGCCAGCTGGAATATATGCGGAACAAATGGGGAATTCTGCTGGGGAAATTTATGGCCCGGCTTCTCATGGGCCTGGATGTTATCAAGGAAGAGGATAAACCCGTGTTTTTCGGCCCCGGACCGACCCAGGCCTATACCTACGACGGGCTGGATGAATACGAACGGTTCAGCCCGGACCAGGAATGGATGCCCCGGACGGTGCTTATGGCAAAAAGTACCCTGGTATGGCTCTATCAGCTGACCAAAAAATACGGCCGCCCCATTGAGCGGTTGGACCAGATCCCCGACGAAGAATTGGACGAACTGGCCCGGCGGGGCTTTTCCGGGCTCTGGCTCATCGGCCTCTGGGAACGGAGCAACGCCTCTAAGACTATTAAGCAGTGGACGGGAAACCCCGAAGCCGCCGCCAGCGCCTATAGCCTCCACGACTACGACATCGCCGGGGAACTGGGCGGATGGGGTTCCCTGACTAATCTTCGGGAACGCTGTTTCCAGCGGGGTATACGGCTTGGTTCGGATATGGTCCCCAACCACACGGGTATCGATTCCCGGTGGGTCATGGAACATCCGGACCGGTTCCTTCAGCTCAGCTACCCGCCTTTCCCTACCTATACGTTTAACGGCGGCAACCTTTCCAACCGGGATGGTATTACCGTTCAGATTGAAGACCATTACTATAACCGCAGTGACGCTGCGGTGGTTTTTAAACGGATCGATCACCACACCGGGGATGTGCGTTACATCTACCACGGTAACGATGGTACCTCCATGCCCTGGAACGATACCGCACAGATAGACTTTCTGAACCCCGAAGCCCGGGAAGCGGTGATCCGCACCATCATCGGGGTCTGCCAGCAGTTCTCCATAGTCCGCTTTGACGCGGCCATGACCCTGGCCAAAAAGCATATCCAGCGGCTCTGGTACCCCGAACCGGGACACGGCGGGGACATAGCCAGCCGGGCCGAACACGCCCTTCCTGCAGACGAATTTAACCGCCGTATCCCCAACGAGTTCTGGCGGGAAGTGGTGGACCGCTGTGCCGCAGAGGCTCCCCATACCCTGCTTTTGGCGGAAGCCTTCTGGATGATGGAGGGGTACTTTGTACGTACACTGGGTATGCACCGGGTGTACAACTCCGCCTTTATGAACATGCTTAAAAACGAAGAAAACGCCAAATACCGGGCTTCTATCAAAAACACCCTGGGGTTTGATCCCGAGGTTCTCAAACGGTTTGTCAACTTTATGAACAACCCCGATGAGGATACTGCGGTTGCCCAGTTTGGCAAGGGGGACAAGTACTTCGGCATTGCCACCCTCCTGGTAACCATGCCGGGGCTCCCCATGTTCGGCCACGGCCAGATCGAGGGCTTTGAGGAAAAGTACGGCATGGAATACCGCCGGGCTTACCGGGATGAAAAGCCGGATCGCCACCTGATGGATCGCCATGAACGGGAAATCTTCCCCTTAATGAAGAAGCGCCATATTTATTCCGGAAGCGCCGATTTCTGTCTCTACGATCTTTACACCCCCCAGGGCTCGGTGAACGAAAATGTGTTTGCCTATTCCAACAGTGCCGGTAACGACCGGAGTTTGGTGCTGTTCAACAACGCCTATGCCGAAGCCGGCGGCTGGATCTACAAGGGCGCGGTGGCTATCCCCCAGAAAGACGGCGGTTTCCGCCAGGACAGCCTCTGCCAATCCCTGGGCCTGCATGGATCGGGTACTTTTTTTGCCCTGCTCAAAGAACAACGGCAGGATCTCTGGTATATCCGGTCCTCCAAAGAAATCGCCGAACGGGGGCTCTTTGTTTCCCTCAAGGGCTACGAAGCCCAGGTCTTTATTGATATCCACGAAGTGGAAGACGATAAGCGGGGACGTTTTGCCCGGCTTCACGCGGAACTCAACGGCCGAGGCGTCAAGGATGTGCACGCGGCGGTCCAGGATATCTATCTTGGTGAGCTTTACTACCGGTTCACCGAACTCTTTAAGCGGGACCATATGGATACCCTGCTCAGTATTCTCATTGAAAAACCGGGAAAGCCGGCGGCGGAAGACGCTACTTGCAACGAAGTTCCCCGCGCAGCAAAATCCACCCGGTCAAAATCTGCCAAAAACAGTGTTACTATCGCGGAGTTTATCGATTCCCTAAAAGATTCCGCCCTGAGCTTTATCAGCGTTGCGGAAAAGTTCCTTGACGGCGCCCTGTACGATCCCTTTGTCACCGAATGGACCTACCAAAAAATACCCGGTGAACAGATATGGAAAGAGTTTGCCGCCTACCTCGACCGCCTGAAGACCCTGACGGAATACGGATACAGCACACCCCACAAGGCTGATACTCAGGCGATACGTTTTCTGCGGAGCCTGGGGGAAAAGATCATAGCCCGACCGGCCATCGCAGTCTTCGCCTATGCCTATGGAACACTATCACTGCTGCGAAATATCATCGGCGCAGGAGCTTCCGGGCTTGAAGCCAAGGCCCTCTCGGATCACTGGACCCTGGACCGGAAGCTGCGGGAATGTTTTGGCAGCGGCATAAACGGGGACGAGGCCTACCGGGTCATGGAAATTATGAAGGCCGTATTGGCCCGCACCAGCCCTGTGCTTTCAACAGATTTTCCCACGGAGCCAGTAAAGACCACGGGAAAGAAAAAAGCTGCGGCATTGAAAAAACCGCTTCCAAAAACCGTTGACAAAACTCTGTCTCCAGCGGAAACCCTTATCCTGGACAATTACCATGCGGAGGATTTCCGAAAGCTTCTGGGGGTAAATATCTTTGAGGATACCATATGGTTCAACAAGGAAGCCTTTGAGGAAGTTCTTTTCTACGCACCCCTGTTCACAGTCCTGGAAAGCGACAGCGCCCTGGAAACGGTTAAGCGCCCGCTAAAAAAAGCCGCCGCCAAAACAAAGGCAGCAGATTCGACAGAGCCCGCCAAAAACTGGCTGAACCGGGTTGCAAAGATAGCGGACCTTGCCGAAACCTTTGCCAAGGCGGAAGCAAAATCCGAGTACCAGCTTGACGAACTTCTGGGGGCGCTTTCGGCGGGAAGGCCTAAGAAGTAATTATGCTTTTTAATTCTCTTGATTTCGCCGTTTTTTTGCCACTGGTTTTCTTTTTACACTGGTTTGTCGCCAAAAAGAGCTTAAAAGCCCAAAATATATTGATCGTTATAGCAAGTTATATATTTTATGGCCGGTGGGATTGGCGTTTTTTATTTTTGCTGCTTTTCAGTACCCTTACGGATTTTTTTACCGGTTTAGGCTTATTAAACGAGCAGAATATACAAAAGCGAAAATTTCTTTTGGCCCTAAGTATTTTTGTTAACTTAACTTTTCTTATGGTCTTTAAGTATTACAATTTTTTTATTGATAGCTTTATTTCAGCATTTACATTTTTTGGAAAACCAATAAACTTCAGGCATATAAATATCGTCCTGCCGGTGGGAATTAGTTTTTATACATTTCAAACCATGAGTTATTCAATTGATGTATATAAAAAGAAACTCGAGCCAACAAAAAATTTTATCGCCTTTGCGGCTTTTGTAGCTTTTTTCCCACAGCTTGTGGCAGGCCCCATAGAACGGGCGGCAAAGTTACTGCCACAGTTTTATATAAAAAGGGTTTTTAATTATGAGAAGGCTTCTGACGGCTGTAAGCAGATCTTGTGGGGCTTTTTCAAAAAAATGGTTATTGCCGATAACTGCGCGGTATATGTAAATATGGTTTTTGACCATTATAAGAACTATTCGGGCAGTACGTTGTTATTAGGGGCGGTGCTTTTTGCTTTCCAGATATACGGCGATTTTTCAGGTTATTCCGACATAGCCATAGGGACATCCAAGCTTTTCGGTGTCACCTTAATGAAAAATTTTGCGTTCCCCTATTTTTCCCGGGACATGGCAGAATTTTGGAGAAGATGGCATATATCCCTTACCACCTGGTTCAGGGATTATGTTTATATTCCCCTGGGAGGCAGCAAGCGGGATACGCTTATAAGCATTAGAAACACTTTTATTATTTTTTTAGTAAGTGGATTCTGGCATGGCGCCAATTGGACATTTATTGCCTGGGGCTTTATAAATGCCCTTTATTTTCTGCCCCTTATGTTGTTAAAAAGGAACCGTCAAAACAAGGATACTGCCGCGGCAGGTAAAACATTCCCTGGTTTTAAAGAGCTGGTATCGATCATTAGTACTTTTTTTCTGACAGTAATAGGCTGGATATTCTTTCGCTCCTATACAATCCGTGACAGCGCGGGCTATTTAGCAAAAATATTTTCAAAAACAATTTTTAAAAAACCGGCTTTTAATATCGTGTCAAAATACAGCATTGTCGGTGCCCTTATATCAATTATAATCCTTATCAGTATCGAATGGATAAACAGAGACGAAGAATACGGGCTTAAAAAACTTCCAAAAAGTAAATTGCTGCGATGGGTCATCATTATAGGTATCACCATGGTTATTGTTGAATTAGGCGGCGCACAGCAGGAATTCATCTATTTCCAATTTTGAGAGGACATATGAAAAAATTCATCAAAAAATTTGTGATATATACCTCCATTGTTGCAGGGGTACTGAGTTTTTCTATTGGAGCGACTTACTTTATAGTGTCAAGTGCAAGTTTTAATCTGCCAAGGGATAAAAACATTTTGATCCTAGGGGATTCTCATACAGAACGGGCAATTAACGACCGTATTCTTACTAAATCCGTCAATCTGGCTGAAAGTGCGACCGCTTATCTGTATTCTTATGTCAAATTAAGAAAATTAATCAAAAATAACCCCCAAATTGATACGCTGCTGTTGTCTTTTCACAGCAGTGTTTTTCTAAATAACCAGGATTACAGACGGACTATTTTAGATAATAGAATAGTAAGGTTTGTCCCAAAATATATTACATTGTTTGCCGCTGAGGAATTTGCTTTTTTTAGAAATAGAAAGGACTTTTATTGGTCCATATTAAAATTGCCATTAAAAAACGTCAGAACTATTGCAAAATTTATTATACGCCGCAGAGTTAGCTATAAAGATCTATACATCGGCGGTTTTAAAAATTCGAATAGTAATAATATACCTAATGAAGATAGCGCAGAAGATCAAGAAAACGTGAAACATAAGGAGATAAACACGGAATTACAAATATCCCAATACTTGATGAAGATCATTGATCTGTGTGAGGAGAACGGCATAACCTTGGTTTTGATCAATACCCCTACGTATATGCCGGAAAAATATGGAAATCCGGAATTGGCCAGGTATTACTATCACCGTTATTTAGAAAACAGAGGTGTCCACTACCTCGATTATTCTGATTTCCCCTTGCCGGATTTTGGATACAGCGATATCGGGCACTTAAATCCAAAGGGTGCCGAGATATTCACCCGGTATCTTAACGACAATTACAATGAAGATGTGCTAAACTGAATTTATGGACCATTCAGTAATATTCGGCATACGATTGAAATATATTGGCTAAAATGTTGACCAATATATTGACCAATAATACAAAATAGTGTAATATGGTTACGGAGGGTATTATGGTAAATTTAACACAGGATTTAAAGCCAATTTCATATGTAAAAGCCCATATTACGGAGGTTGTGGATTATGTTGGGGATTCAAGATCCCCTGTTGTAATTACACAAAATGGAGAAGCAAAGGCTGTTTTAATGGATATAGAAAGTTATGAAAAAACAATTCATGCAGTTGCTTTATCAAAATTATTACATTTAAGTGAAAAATCAGCAATAGATGGAAAATTAATACCCCATGAGAAAGTAAAGGAAAGAATTGAAAAAACATTACGGCAGATAAAAAAATGAGAAAAATAGAATGGACTCCCGATGGGGAAGATTCCTTCAATGAAATTATAGAATATTTTTATTTAAGAGCCGACGAAAATACTGCAAGGAAAATATTTAACAAAATTAATAAAGAAATAGAATTATTGCAAATTGATGAGATAAAAACAAAGGTATCCCCAGAATTAAAGGATATTGGAATAAATGATATTTATCAATTAACAATAAACCCATGGATAGTATATTATAAAATAAATGAAGATAACAAAAAAATAAAAATATTATTAGTATTAGATGGTAGAAGGAATATAGAAAAATATTAATAGGTAAAGTAATAGATAATAAATTGTAAAAGCAAT from Treponema primitia ZAS-1 encodes the following:
- a CDS encoding 4-alpha-glucanotransferase produces the protein MAKAQKEQNAAEISTGRLIGVVVPVGALRGEQSIGVGEFPDLVEFAGLCARTGIGLIQILPVNDTGYESSPYGSLTAFALNPLYLRIGDLGEAAEFAEKLTTLKKKFDKEPRFPYYKILRAKMDLLREIYAANEKSIIAKAKPGASLAAWIDKNPWVKEYAVYRRLKELNEEKSWKEWKTHRTVTPEDIQILWKDQKQQKDHLFWAWLQEALDTQFSKAAKALNKEGILLEGDLPILMNEDSCDVWAHPEYFYPELSAGAPPDMYNANGQNWGFPTYNWTAQAKDDYSWWRLRLKTAEKYYNAYRIDHVLGFFRIWSSLRENNFDNAILGRYVPYTPVTKKDFDELHFDEARIRWLSQPHVPTGEVWDALKDTGAAAPEAEKIFSTVLERIGSEELWLFKKTIRGEKDITDLGLHPAATNYLRWAWRNRLFLEYEKGKFFPLWLFRESRAYKSLSGDERNTLEDLLKRRQEESEKTWETQGKKLLSVLLESSKMLPCAEDLGAVPDCVPRVLAKLKILGLRVIRWHREWDKPGQPYYAFDEYPELSVCTPSVHDSSTLREWWDREADQDGFSAFLGVPSLPKVYNPGTAKIVLSKAAAAASRFRVFQIQDLLHLSTKWYAEDPASERINVPGNVNEFNWTYRLPATIKEIGTDESLIKSIQELAVVVPKKKKN
- a CDS encoding alpha-amylase family glycosyl hydrolase, with the protein product MQKITIGTSFQDGWAAQRRATMEFHIRHDVRMEHGLDTALFSLRGNVILADFQQVRKLTAKFNAKVDGAAHPERIIKAGQLNAMGLIDEILHFIVALYRQQIQKDIFETALERLNTSLGEEKTAHLLETFGAQFPPQRVYAGKISVIDYLRGTDEGESCKSLALEELMLLALANLNPAFTPFTFLFDDKDLETATVYTDAISVLRAHLTESPPFGPDGQNLWDLLRAPALASSTLSGQLEYMRNKWGILLGKFMARLLMGLDVIKEEDKPVFFGPGPTQAYTYDGLDEYERFSPDQEWMPRTVLMAKSTLVWLYQLTKKYGRPIERLDQIPDEELDELARRGFSGLWLIGLWERSNASKTIKQWTGNPEAAASAYSLHDYDIAGELGGWGSLTNLRERCFQRGIRLGSDMVPNHTGIDSRWVMEHPDRFLQLSYPPFPTYTFNGGNLSNRDGITVQIEDHYYNRSDAAVVFKRIDHHTGDVRYIYHGNDGTSMPWNDTAQIDFLNPEAREAVIRTIIGVCQQFSIVRFDAAMTLAKKHIQRLWYPEPGHGGDIASRAEHALPADEFNRRIPNEFWREVVDRCAAEAPHTLLLAEAFWMMEGYFVRTLGMHRVYNSAFMNMLKNEENAKYRASIKNTLGFDPEVLKRFVNFMNNPDEDTAVAQFGKGDKYFGIATLLVTMPGLPMFGHGQIEGFEEKYGMEYRRAYRDEKPDRHLMDRHEREIFPLMKKRHIYSGSADFCLYDLYTPQGSVNENVFAYSNSAGNDRSLVLFNNAYAEAGGWIYKGAVAIPQKDGGFRQDSLCQSLGLHGSGTFFALLKEQRQDLWYIRSSKEIAERGLFVSLKGYEAQVFIDIHEVEDDKRGRFARLHAELNGRGVKDVHAAVQDIYLGELYYRFTELFKRDHMDTLLSILIEKPGKPAAEDATCNEVPRAAKSTRSKSAKNSVTIAEFIDSLKDSALSFISVAEKFLDGALYDPFVTEWTYQKIPGEQIWKEFAAYLDRLKTLTEYGYSTPHKADTQAIRFLRSLGEKIIARPAIAVFAYAYGTLSLLRNIIGAGASGLEAKALSDHWTLDRKLRECFGSGINGDEAYRVMEIMKAVLARTSPVLSTDFPTEPVKTTGKKKAAALKKPLPKTVDKTLSPAETLILDNYHAEDFRKLLGVNIFEDTIWFNKEAFEEVLFYAPLFTVLESDSALETVKRPLKKAAAKTKAADSTEPAKNWLNRVAKIADLAETFAKAEAKSEYQLDELLGALSAGRPKK
- a CDS encoding MBOAT family O-acyltransferase, encoding MSYSIDVYKKKLEPTKNFIAFAAFVAFFPQLVAGPIERAAKLLPQFYIKRVFNYEKASDGCKQILWGFFKKMVIADNCAVYVNMVFDHYKNYSGSTLLLGAVLFAFQIYGDFSGYSDIAIGTSKLFGVTLMKNFAFPYFSRDMAEFWRRWHISLTTWFRDYVYIPLGGSKRDTLISIRNTFIIFLVSGFWHGANWTFIAWGFINALYFLPLMLLKRNRQNKDTAAAGKTFPGFKELVSIISTFFLTVIGWIFFRSYTIRDSAGYLAKIFSKTIFKKPAFNIVSKYSIVGALISIIILISIEWINRDEEYGLKKLPKSKLLRWVIIIGITMVIVELGGAQQEFIYFQF
- a CDS encoding type II toxin-antitoxin system Phd/YefM family antitoxin, with amino-acid sequence MVNLTQDLKPISYVKAHITEVVDYVGDSRSPVVITQNGEAKAVLMDIESYEKTIHAVALSKLLHLSEKSAIDGKLIPHEKVKERIEKTLRQIKK
- a CDS encoding type II toxin-antitoxin system RelE/ParE family toxin — encoded protein: MRKIEWTPDGEDSFNEIIEYFYLRADENTARKIFNKINKEIELLQIDEIKTKVSPELKDIGINDIYQLTINPWIVYYKINEDNKKIKILLVLDGRRNIEKY